The DNA window CTACGGGTACTGCCGGATCTCAATCTCAGGCCCCTATCTCCACTCCCGCATTCCGTTCATTCATATCTCGTCTTTCATCTTCGATCCGTCAAGGTTTCGCTCAACGACGCCCTTGGTTAGAACTTCTCGACCGCACATCATTTGCCCGTCCTGATTCCGTCGCTGAAGCAGCCTCGCGCATCCGCAAAAACTTCTCCTACTTTCGCGTCAATTACGTTACCTTACTTGCTAGCGTACTCGCTCTTTCCCTTCTATCTCATCCTTTTTCTCTCCTTGTCCTTCTTGCTCTCCTAGGAGGATGGTTTTTTCTCTATCTGTTTAGACCTTCAGATCAGCCCGTTGTTATCTTTGGCCGTACTTTCTCTGATCGTGAAACGTTGGGTATCTTAGTGGTATTCACCATTATTGTGGTGTTCCTTACCAGTGTTGGATCCCTGCTTATCTCTGCTCTTCTTGTTGGACTGGCTATTGTTTCTGCTCATGGAGCTTTTAGGGTTCCTGAAGATTTGTTCCTTGATGATCAAGAGCCGGCCAACGTTGGATTCCTTTCGTTCCTCGGTGGTGCTGCTTCATCTGCCGCCGCTGCCGCTGCGCCGGCTGTTGCTGCTCGTGTGTAGTCCGATCCATTTGATTTGGAGACATGATTATGAGGTTGGTTTGGAGCTTTTATATTTGATGTGAATCAGTTATTCAATTTAATTGAACTGTAATATTCTTGGTAGAGAAAAACTAGTTTCTGCGTCGGATTTTGCagaaatatttagaaattttgtTTTCAGATTATAGATCTAGATTGGATCTGTAATTTCCAACTTTTAGATCTGTATTTAACTCCTTACTTTTGTTTGCTACTACATTTTAATTCATGTTTATCTGTAAGTTGGTGGCTCAAATGTTAAAATTTACGTGATAGTTTGCCTAtgagttgatttctacactgaAAATTGATGATGACTTTCGTTCTGCTCCTGCTTATAGTTCTTGGATTTTTCTTTACATGCTTTTCTATTTTGTTGGTTTGTGGGCATCTCTGGTACATGCCATCAGAGGAGGGGAATGTGAGATGTTTAAGATGATCCTGTGTGGAGTTATGCTGGAatgagaagaagagaaagagatgGAGTTGAGGGAGAAACAATATGTGAACACTAACTTCTTAGGGAAGATTATGTTTATGGTAGCACTAGTCTTCTGCACTTCTGTTGcagatatatatttatatatatattttattttatttttctggaGATGTTTGCAGATAGACAAGTTGTTTCTTAACCGTTTAGCCTTATCTCGATTTTCACAGTACTGTGAAGTTTTAAGTTTGTCTTTCGTCGTGGATAAATTAGCTATAAAGGTAgagtgtgtgtgagagagagaccCCGTTGTCTTTGACTCTGTTTTGTATGCATTTATTTCTTCATGAATTTCTGATTGATCTGTTTCGATGACCAGCTGGCTGTATTTATGAAAGTTAAATGATTGTTATTGTTCTTGCTGCATGGTTAAAAATCGCTTGGTTGATAGTATCTATTTACTATTTAGTCTAGTGACATTGAGACGGGGACAACATTCAGTCTCTAAAAGGCAGCATATGGTGACTCATATGTTGGTTATCATTTTTCTAGTGTCAATGTATTTTATGTGAAACCACAAAATGTTTTTAAGAGTTGCTAAGCCGGGTTAGAATATGACATTATTAGCATCAGATGCAATGTTCTCAATAACAAGTAGATGGATTAAACAATAGATAAGATATATTGTCTCTTGTAGCAAGGTCTACAGTATAATGATCTGCAGTTGCTTCTTAATAAAGCTATACTAATATCTTGTCGGAAGGGAACCAAAAGGATAAAAGGGAAGGTAAGAAAGAGGTGCATTATGTTCCTATTATACATACTGGcaaaatgagtaatttttaGGGTTACAAGTCTTATATACATGGAGGTTTAAGAACCATGAGTAGCTTCTTGATTGGAAATGCTTTGTGTGATGTTGTGATCACTTTGTGAAGTGTCTCAAAGTTGTGAAACTAAGTTTTCTTTGAGTATGATATTGTAGTATCAACTCTTTTTTTGTTCTCTCTTGCTCCCCTTAATATCATGAGTTGATGACCAACTTGCTAACTATTAGGATTATCAAGTGTCAGTTATATTGTTCTTCAATAGAAGTTGTCTGCCTCATGCGCGTGAGAGGTCCAGCAAtgagatcttcttcttctttggtggGGGTAGTTAATATTAAATTCtattttcattcattaatgtaATAATAATAGCACTTGGATAGCTCTGGGTTtgtacaaaaaaagaagaagatcaaaACTCAGCTTCTATGGGAGCTGAGGGGACATGCTGGAATTTACATGTTACATTTTACACCAAAATACGTAGCTACAAGTCAATGGTATTCTAACCTATGTGTGTTCTCTGTGCTGGCCCCGAACAT is part of the Solanum stenotomum isolate F172 chromosome 8, ASM1918654v1, whole genome shotgun sequence genome and encodes:
- the LOC125874275 gene encoding PRA1 family protein B3-like, which gives rise to MASPVTLPISSPQSTGTAGSQSQAPISTPAFRSFISRLSSSIRQGFAQRRPWLELLDRTSFARPDSVAEAASRIRKNFSYFRVNYVTLLASVLALSLLSHPFSLLVLLALLGGWFFLYLFRPSDQPVVIFGRTFSDRETLGILVVFTIIVVFLTSVGSLLISALLVGLAIVSAHGAFRVPEDLFLDDQEPANVGFLSFLGGAASSAAAAAAPAVAARV